The Psychromonas sp. MME1 genome window below encodes:
- a CDS encoding 3-oxoacyl-ACP synthase III: MKYSRVFINSLAYELAPEAISSNELEARLAPLYQKLRIPMGQLAALTGIQERRWWPSNHRLSDGAIAAAKKTIAETDIDINDIGAVVYTGVCRDQHEPATACRIAAELGVNNHTAIYDISNACLGVLTGILDVANRIELGQIKAGLVVSCESARHIVDITIDNMLENPTIQNFSQSLATLTGGSGAVAVLLTDDSLPLTNSRKHKLLGASHLSAPEHHDLCKWGLQEVGLKLHREFMRTNAVPLLKEGVALAYNTWQHFLTQQNWISENVDKVICHQVGSANQKQVLAALNIPAHKEFPTYQKLGNMGTVSLPVTAAIAHEQGFLSKGDKVSFLGIGSGLNCMMLGLEW, translated from the coding sequence ATGAAATATTCCCGCGTTTTTATCAACAGCCTAGCTTACGAATTGGCACCAGAAGCCATTTCCAGTAACGAATTAGAAGCGCGTCTTGCGCCTTTATATCAAAAATTACGGATTCCTATGGGACAACTTGCTGCCTTAACGGGTATACAAGAACGTCGTTGGTGGCCAAGTAATCATCGTTTATCCGACGGTGCCATTGCTGCCGCTAAAAAAACCATTGCAGAAACCGATATTGATATCAATGATATTGGTGCCGTTGTTTATACTGGCGTCTGCCGAGATCAACATGAGCCAGCCACGGCCTGCCGAATAGCTGCTGAGCTTGGCGTTAACAACCATACTGCCATTTATGATATCAGTAATGCCTGCTTAGGCGTGTTAACAGGCATCTTAGATGTGGCTAATCGTATAGAGCTTGGACAGATCAAAGCGGGATTAGTCGTTTCCTGTGAATCTGCTCGCCATATCGTCGATATCACTATCGACAATATGCTAGAAAATCCAACCATTCAAAATTTTTCTCAATCCCTAGCAACACTGACGGGAGGCTCTGGCGCAGTGGCGGTTTTATTAACCGATGATAGTTTACCGCTCACCAATAGCCGTAAACATAAATTGCTCGGTGCCAGTCACCTTTCCGCGCCCGAGCACCATGACCTGTGTAAATGGGGCTTACAAGAAGTGGGTTTAAAACTGCATCGCGAGTTTATGCGCACTAATGCCGTGCCATTACTCAAAGAAGGGGTAGCACTTGCCTATAATACTTGGCAGCATTTTTTAACACAGCAAAATTGGATAAGCGAAAATGTTGACAAAGTTATTTGTCACCAAGTGGGCTCAGCCAATCAAAAGCAAGTCTTAGCTGCACTAAATATTCCTGCACACAAAGAGTTTCCGACCTATCAGAAACTTGGCAATATGGGTACAGTCTCTCTCCCTGTCACCGCAGCCATTGCCCATGAGCAAGGCTTTTTAAGCAAAGGTGACAAAGTAAGTTTTCTCGGTATAGGCAGTGGTCTTAACTGCATGATGTTAGGGTTGGAATGGTAA
- the oleC gene encoding olefin beta-lactone synthetase has protein sequence MSNTNLCQHLVNAASELPDALAVAVQTKKLTKLSYQEINFKQLNERSDAIAFALNQYGLKRGTKAVLMVTPSIDFFALTFALFKAGIVPILVDPGMGIKNLKQCFIEAKPEVFIGIPKAHLARKLFSWGKESIKQTINVGGVNLFADISLNTLLRRHQSNRSYQMVQLADHEMAAILFTSGSTGSPKGVVYSHAMFEAQINVLKNDYEIKQGERDLATFPLFSLFGPALGMASIVPDMDASKPITANPNHIFAAIEKYQCTNLFANPALIELLGQAGNKQQIKLSSIKRVISAGAPATLPSIERFTKLLSGNSEVINSYGATEALPISKIASSQLLRTHSITDTGGGICVGLPVAGVDVKIIAISDKIIDKWDDSLSLPSYEIGEIVVKGPQVSERYYHRDQATLASKIIDGQQVRHRMGDSGYFDEQGRLWMCGRASHSVQATINEQEKRFFSISCERIFNTHQAIKRSALVSIEENGNIVPLLCIELNRDTHKSAKMIFTELRLIADRHTQTVGIEKFLVHPNFPMDIRHNAKIFREKLAIWAQQQINK, from the coding sequence ATGAGTAATACAAACCTTTGCCAACATCTGGTCAATGCAGCAAGTGAATTACCCGATGCGCTTGCCGTCGCAGTACAAACAAAAAAATTGACCAAATTAAGCTATCAAGAGATCAATTTTAAGCAACTAAATGAACGCTCCGATGCGATCGCCTTTGCGCTTAATCAATATGGTCTGAAGCGTGGCACAAAGGCGGTATTAATGGTTACACCCAGTATTGATTTTTTTGCACTCACTTTTGCACTTTTCAAAGCGGGCATCGTCCCTATTTTAGTGGATCCCGGCATGGGGATTAAAAATCTCAAACAATGTTTTATTGAAGCAAAACCAGAGGTTTTTATTGGTATCCCTAAGGCACATCTAGCGAGAAAACTATTTTCTTGGGGCAAAGAGAGTATTAAACAGACCATTAATGTGGGGGGAGTAAATCTTTTTGCTGATATTAGCCTCAACACCTTATTACGCCGCCATCAAAGCAATCGCTCTTATCAAATGGTACAACTTGCTGACCATGAAATGGCGGCTATCTTATTTACCAGTGGCAGCACTGGCAGCCCGAAAGGCGTTGTATATTCACATGCGATGTTTGAAGCACAAATAAATGTGCTTAAAAATGATTATGAAATTAAACAAGGTGAACGCGACTTAGCAACTTTTCCGCTATTTTCGCTTTTTGGCCCCGCACTGGGAATGGCTTCCATTGTACCTGATATGGATGCAAGCAAACCGATAACAGCCAATCCTAACCATATTTTTGCCGCAATTGAAAAGTATCAATGCACAAATTTATTTGCTAACCCCGCATTAATCGAACTATTAGGACAAGCAGGCAACAAACAGCAAATCAAATTATCTAGCATAAAACGAGTTATCAGTGCAGGAGCGCCTGCGACCTTGCCATCCATTGAACGCTTTACCAAATTGCTGTCAGGTAATAGCGAAGTGATTAACTCCTACGGTGCAACCGAGGCGTTACCAATCAGTAAAATTGCCAGTTCACAGCTATTACGTACCCATAGCATCACCGATACCGGTGGCGGTATTTGTGTCGGTTTACCCGTTGCAGGGGTGGACGTTAAAATCATCGCTATTAGCGATAAAATTATCGACAAATGGGACGATAGCCTTAGCTTACCCAGCTATGAAATTGGTGAGATTGTAGTAAAAGGACCGCAAGTAAGCGAGCGCTATTATCATCGCGATCAGGCAACACTGGCGAGTAAAATTATAGATGGTCAACAGGTACGTCACCGTATGGGTGATAGCGGCTATTTCGATGAACAGGGACGCTTATGGATGTGTGGACGCGCATCACACAGCGTACAAGCAACCATTAATGAGCAAGAAAAGCGCTTTTTTTCCATCTCCTGTGAGCGTATTTTCAACACCCACCAAGCGATTAAACGTAGTGCCTTAGTGAGTATTGAAGAAAATGGGAATATAGTGCCACTGTTGTGCATCGAGCTTAATCGTGACACGCATAAAAGCGCAAAAATGATTTTTACTGAATTGCGGCTAATTGCCGATAGACACACTCAAACGGTCGGTATTGAAAAATTTTTAGTGCACCCAAATTTCCCGATGGATATTCGCCATAACGCGAAAATATTTAGGGAAAAATTAGCTATTTGGGCGCAGCAACAAATCAATAAATAA
- the oleD gene encoding 2-alkyl-3-oxoalkanoate reductase, giving the protein MSFNTTPVFNELHPQQQLVLKQLSGKVKRVFVTGAGGFLGKALCRFLRSADIQVVGFARGDYPELRAMGIELIQGDICDEMALLDAMQDCDLVFHVASKAGVWGSKDSYFLPNVQGTENIIAACLAHNIKQLVYTSTPSVTFSGVDEEGIDESAPYAAQFLNFYGLSKAIAEQKILQANHENLKTTALRPHLIWGPGDPHLTPRVLQRAEAGKLKLVGKTDKLVDTIYIDNAVYGHLLAAVELCANASRCTGKAYFLSNDEPILMADMLNKILACKELPAVSKRVSTQLAYSVGTLLEWIYIALRKQQEPIMTRFVARQLSTSHYFDISAAKSDLGYEALISIDEGMEKLKPSINA; this is encoded by the coding sequence ATGTCATTTAACACGACTCCTGTATTCAATGAATTACATCCACAACAACAACTTGTACTAAAACAACTTTCAGGAAAGGTGAAACGTGTTTTTGTCACTGGTGCGGGTGGTTTTTTAGGTAAAGCTCTGTGCCGATTCTTACGCAGTGCTGATATACAAGTTGTGGGTTTTGCTCGTGGTGATTATCCAGAACTTCGGGCAATGGGGATCGAGCTAATACAAGGTGATATCTGTGATGAAATGGCTCTGTTAGATGCCATGCAAGATTGTGACCTGGTTTTTCATGTTGCCTCTAAAGCAGGGGTATGGGGGAGTAAAGATTCCTATTTCTTACCCAATGTACAGGGAACTGAAAACATAATCGCGGCATGTTTAGCACATAATATAAAACAGTTAGTCTATACCAGTACGCCAAGCGTTACCTTTTCTGGTGTTGATGAAGAAGGTATTGATGAATCGGCTCCCTATGCCGCACAGTTTTTAAATTTTTATGGCCTTTCGAAGGCAATTGCAGAGCAGAAAATTTTACAGGCCAATCATGAAAATCTTAAAACAACCGCCCTACGACCACACTTAATATGGGGGCCAGGTGATCCGCATTTAACGCCTAGGGTATTACAACGGGCAGAAGCCGGTAAACTAAAATTAGTCGGAAAAACGGACAAACTCGTTGATACGATTTACATCGATAATGCCGTTTACGGCCACCTACTCGCCGCTGTCGAATTATGCGCTAATGCCTCTCGCTGTACAGGTAAGGCTTACTTTCTAAGCAATGATGAGCCTATTTTGATGGCCGACATGCTAAATAAGATACTCGCTTGCAAAGAACTACCAGCGGTCAGCAAACGGGTCTCAACACAACTTGCATACTCTGTTGGAACATTGTTGGAGTGGATTTATATTGCCCTACGCAAACAACAGGAGCCAATTATGACGCGCTTTGTTGCAAGACAGTTATCAACGAGCCACTATTTTGATATCAGTGCGGCAAAGAGTGATCTTGGCTATGAAGCATTAATCTCGATTGATGAAGGGATGGAAAAACTCAAACCATCAATAAATGCCTAA
- a CDS encoding alpha/beta fold hydrolase — protein sequence MNLDTLFPFKRNYLNRNGQKYHYLNEGSGDPVVMVHGNPSWSFYYRNLVSALSANYQCIVPDHIGCGLSDKPSDSDYKYTLKTRIDDLEALLDSLNVKENITLVVHDWGGMIGLGYAARHPERIKQLVILNTAAFHIPKSKRFPMPLWICRNTLLGTVLVRGFNAFSSIASYVGVKRKPMAKAIRQAYVMPFNSWNNRISTLRFVQDIPLFRRDVNYQLVSEIEASLAHYQNIPTLICWGLKDFVFDKHFLAVWKEKLPQAACHEFADCGHYILEDASDEVIPLIEQFMAANH from the coding sequence ATGAATTTAGATACTTTATTTCCCTTTAAACGTAATTACTTAAATCGTAATGGTCAAAAATATCACTATCTTAATGAAGGTAGTGGCGATCCGGTTGTTATGGTCCATGGTAATCCAAGTTGGTCTTTTTATTACCGCAATTTAGTTTCTGCATTAAGTGCCAATTATCAATGTATTGTCCCAGACCATATTGGCTGTGGTTTATCTGACAAACCGAGTGACAGCGATTATAAATATACCCTAAAAACACGTATCGATGACTTAGAAGCGTTGCTCGATTCTCTCAATGTTAAAGAGAATATTACCCTAGTTGTACATGACTGGGGAGGAATGATTGGACTGGGCTACGCAGCGCGCCACCCTGAACGTATCAAGCAGTTGGTGATATTAAACACCGCCGCTTTTCATATCCCAAAGAGTAAACGATTTCCGATGCCATTATGGATCTGTCGTAATACCCTATTGGGCACGGTGTTAGTGCGTGGTTTTAATGCCTTTTCTTCGATCGCATCCTATGTGGGTGTGAAGCGAAAACCGATGGCAAAGGCTATCCGTCAAGCCTATGTTATGCCCTTCAACTCTTGGAACAATCGCATTTCTACACTGCGTTTTGTACAGGATATTCCACTTTTCAGACGCGATGTGAATTATCAATTAGTTTCAGAAATAGAAGCTAGTCTCGCGCATTATCAAAACATCCCCACCCTCATCTGTTGGGGGCTGAAGGATTTCGTTTTCGACAAACATTTCTTAGCGGTATGGAAAGAGAAGTTACCACAGGCAGCGTGCCATGAATTCGCCGATTGTGGCCATTATATTCTTGAAGATGCCAGTGATGAGGTGATCCCGCTTATTGAACAATTTATGGCAGCCAATCATTGA